Within Nocardioides rotundus, the genomic segment GCGGCGGGCCTGGTCGGCGGTGATGCCGCCGTCGGTGGCGTCCTCACCGGGCAACTCGGAACCGAGCAGGCTCGCGCTGGCGAGGTCTGCCTTGAGCTGGTCGAGGCCGATCGTGACGACGAGAGTGGTGGCGTCGCCGCCGTGGATGGGGAGCCGGTCGGGGTCGAGGACCTCCAGCAGCTGGCAGAACGCCTGCCCGAGCTTCCGGGTGTGTGACAACCGCTCGAGCGGGTCCGCGTCGGGATCGGCGGAGTCGGCGACCTGGTCCTTCCGCGGGTTGGTGAAGGCTTCGAGATAGGTCGCGAGCCGGGTCGCGACCGCGTCGGGGATCAGGGCCGAGAGGCGGGTGGTGCCGTCGCCGTTGCGCCGCATGGCGAGGCGGGTACGGCGATGCGACTCGGCCTCCAACTGCGCGAGCCGCCGGGCCTCCGCCTCCTCGGCGACCTCGGGGGCGGCGATGTCGAGGATCCGCCGGCCGAGTCGGGCGAGCTGGCGCGGCCCGAAGTCGGCCGTGTAGCCCACGAGCGTCTCCTCGGCGCGAACCAGAACGTCGGCGGGAACGCCGGCCGGGAGGTCGTCGAGGCAACGTGCGACGACCTTCGCCTGGGCCAGGTTGGCCTCCCCGGCACGGAGGGCCGTGGCGAGCACGGGGTAGCGCCGGTCGAGGGCGCTCGC encodes:
- a CDS encoding HNH endonuclease signature motif containing protein — its product is MSHPILTAAADVRSVLKAVADVNPTFMDTDDKAAALRELTAAEAQVAELRLRVLAESDDLAATTGSRDAADWAAHHTRTRGEDARADLALASALDRRYPVLATALRAGEANLAQAKVVARCLDDLPAGVPADVLVRAEETLVGYTADFGPRQLARLGRRILDIAAPEVAEEAEARRLAQLEAESHRRTRLAMRRNGDGTTRLSALIPDAVATRLATYLEAFTNPRKDQVADSADPDADPLERLSHTRKLGQAFCQLLEVLDPDRLPIHGGDATTLVVTIGLDQLKADLASASLLGSELPGEDATDGGITADQARRLACTATLIPAVLGADSQVLDLGAARRLFNAAQRKALLLRDRICRAQGCDVSGAWCDAHHWLPWSRGGPTDLANAILLCRHHHQRAHDPDYEHTRAPDGSIVFRRTSVPR